Proteins from one Chitinophaga oryzae genomic window:
- a CDS encoding class I SAM-dependent methyltransferase — protein MNPQEKVLHCYNQVAEDYAAERWDELSKKQFDRLLLKEFAFANKEKGLCADFGCGPGQTTRFLHDNGMKELIGTDLSPAMVDTARRLSPHIKFETSDLLNTGYPSAYLGSALAFYAIVHFTSEQVGACFKEVHRVLKTGGGFLFSFHVGEEVVHFDKAHEKEVDVDLFFFKTDAIIALLNEAGFDVIDAIERHPYEGVEYPTRRAYIWAEKK, from the coding sequence ATGAACCCACAGGAAAAAGTACTGCACTGTTATAACCAGGTTGCCGAAGACTATGCGGCGGAACGCTGGGATGAGCTCTCCAAAAAACAGTTTGACCGTTTGTTGCTGAAGGAATTTGCATTTGCCAACAAGGAAAAGGGGCTGTGTGCGGACTTTGGCTGTGGCCCCGGGCAAACAACACGTTTTCTGCATGACAACGGTATGAAGGAACTTATCGGTACGGATTTGTCACCTGCTATGGTAGATACCGCCCGCAGGCTTTCTCCTCATATAAAATTTGAGACCAGCGATCTGCTGAACACCGGTTACCCCTCGGCATACCTGGGTAGTGCGCTGGCGTTTTATGCTATCGTGCATTTTACGAGTGAACAGGTGGGGGCTTGTTTCAAAGAAGTTCACCGGGTGCTGAAAACAGGAGGAGGCTTTTTATTTTCTTTTCACGTAGGAGAAGAAGTCGTTCATTTTGATAAGGCACATGAGAAGGAAGTGGATGTAGATCTGTTCTTTTTTAAGACAGATGCTATTATCGCGTTGCTGAACGAGGCGGGCTTTGATGTTATTGATGCCATAGAAAGGCACCCCTATGAAGGAGTAGAGTATCCAACGAGGAGAGCCTATATCTGGGCGGAGAAAAAATGA
- a CDS encoding SusC/RagA family TonB-linked outer membrane protein has protein sequence MKKTFCLIAILMAITLLLPAQQRQVTGKVTGNNAPVPFATVQLKGAVTGTTTDQQGNFRISVTGKDAVLVVRSLGYLLKEIPVGEAATISIDLQPDDKTMQEVVVTALNVKREKKSLGYSVQEVKGAELTQSKDANFINALSGKVAGIQVTGSSGNMGGSARITIRGINSIYGNNNPLFVVDGVPMDNSFFTGNNPTSSLDQERGRGGYDYGNAIQDINPADIESLSVLKGAAASALYGTRGSNGVIAITTKKSKSGAASGIGVTYNFGAQMEKVYIMPQYQDEYGGGYKFTKLYVKEHPEGFKDGKATYDDNDGKGPYDLVPDYEPDVSWGPRLDGRLVRHFWSWDKNKQNPDFGISAPWEPHPNNNRSFFETGLTLTNSVAVTGSNEKGAFRLAYTNLDQKFVLPNSKLKRNSLSFNGNYAISSRLEAFIGVNYASTNTLGRPGTGYHGRNVMQGFTEFGHRDWDMEKMKDYAYAYDGSQRSWNRGAWDDQPPRYTDNPYWTRYKNYQTDRRDRVFGNAGINFKLTDYLTVTGKFMTDFYTDSRQERVAIGSQGIPSYVEATRFVKENNYEGRINFNKSIGTRFSLTAFAGINRRENYFKFTGGESKDGLNIDGWYNLANSRQPARTYDRVERLRENAVFGSASLGYQGMLYLDVTGRNEWSSTLPAAHNAYFFPSVSGSFVFSELSGLKNTRWLSFGKLRLGWAQVGKGTIPYSTALAYLAEENFGSTAHITVPDQLNNANIRPEITTEVEAGLELRFLHNRLGVDFSVYDKKSKDQIIPLTISASSGYTTAIINAGLIRNKGFELALTGTPVQTKSGFTWDLGFNIARNKNKIEKLYDNPEKGIRVTNLLLANAPFAVSVNAREGETYGSIVGYAIKRDANGNKLVGADGFYIRDASQSVLGNALPDYTGGFSSMWSYKGVSLGVNFDFQIGGQYFSTTTMFGRQSGLLAETAENGIRENGTVADGYTEDGKKNTKVISAYDHFNNNNGYVVQELDMWDAGYLYLKEINLGYTFEKSFVSALRLQHLRLSFSARNVWLISTANPHLDPTSLAISAGNVQGIEAAALPSVRSFGVNLSVSF, from the coding sequence ATGAAAAAGACGTTCTGTCTTATTGCCATTCTCATGGCAATCACCCTCCTATTGCCTGCACAGCAGCGGCAGGTAACCGGGAAAGTGACGGGCAACAATGCGCCTGTCCCTTTTGCCACCGTCCAGCTTAAAGGAGCTGTTACCGGCACCACTACAGACCAGCAGGGAAATTTCAGGATATCCGTAACCGGTAAAGACGCCGTGCTCGTCGTCCGAAGCCTCGGCTACCTGTTGAAAGAAATACCTGTCGGAGAGGCTGCCACTATCAGCATCGACCTGCAGCCGGATGACAAGACCATGCAGGAAGTAGTGGTGACTGCGCTCAACGTAAAGCGGGAAAAGAAATCACTGGGCTACTCCGTCCAGGAAGTAAAAGGTGCAGAACTCACCCAGTCGAAAGACGCCAATTTCATCAATGCACTCAGCGGAAAAGTAGCAGGCATACAGGTTACCGGATCTTCCGGCAATATGGGAGGATCTGCCAGGATCACCATCCGCGGTATCAACTCCATCTATGGCAACAACAACCCGCTGTTTGTGGTCGATGGCGTACCGATGGACAACAGCTTCTTTACCGGCAACAATCCTACCAGCAGCCTTGACCAGGAACGCGGCCGCGGCGGATATGACTATGGCAACGCCATACAGGATATCAACCCCGCTGACATCGAATCCCTGTCCGTACTCAAAGGCGCTGCTGCTTCCGCCTTGTACGGCACCCGCGGTTCCAACGGCGTGATCGCCATCACCACCAAAAAGTCCAAATCAGGCGCCGCCAGCGGCATTGGCGTCACCTATAATTTTGGCGCACAGATGGAAAAAGTGTACATCATGCCGCAATACCAGGATGAATACGGTGGCGGTTATAAATTCACCAAACTGTATGTAAAGGAACACCCGGAAGGATTCAAAGACGGCAAAGCCACCTATGACGATAACGATGGCAAAGGTCCGTACGACCTCGTTCCGGACTATGAACCCGACGTATCCTGGGGACCACGGCTGGATGGCAGGCTCGTACGCCACTTCTGGTCATGGGACAAAAACAAACAAAACCCTGACTTCGGCATATCTGCCCCCTGGGAACCACATCCCAACAATAACCGCAGTTTCTTCGAAACCGGCCTGACGCTCACCAACAGTGTAGCCGTCACCGGTAGTAATGAGAAAGGCGCTTTCCGCCTGGCTTACACCAATCTTGACCAGAAATTCGTTCTACCCAACTCCAAACTCAAACGCAACTCTCTCAGCTTCAATGGCAACTATGCCATCTCCAGCCGGCTGGAAGCCTTTATCGGCGTCAATTACGCCAGCACCAATACCCTCGGCAGGCCCGGTACCGGCTACCACGGCAGGAACGTTATGCAGGGTTTCACTGAATTCGGGCACCGCGACTGGGACATGGAGAAGATGAAAGACTACGCCTATGCATACGACGGGTCCCAACGTTCGTGGAACCGCGGCGCATGGGATGATCAGCCGCCACGGTATACCGACAATCCCTACTGGACACGGTATAAAAACTACCAGACAGACCGGCGCGACCGCGTATTCGGCAACGCAGGCATCAACTTTAAACTCACCGACTACCTTACCGTTACCGGTAAATTTATGACCGACTTCTATACCGACAGCCGCCAGGAAAGAGTGGCCATCGGTTCCCAGGGCATCCCCTCTTACGTTGAAGCCACCCGTTTCGTAAAGGAAAACAACTACGAAGGACGTATCAACTTCAACAAATCCATCGGCACCCGCTTCTCCCTGACAGCCTTTGCAGGCATCAACAGAAGGGAAAACTATTTCAAATTCACCGGCGGTGAAAGCAAAGACGGGTTAAACATCGATGGCTGGTATAATCTCGCCAACTCACGCCAACCCGCCCGTACGTACGACCGCGTGGAAAGGCTGCGTGAGAACGCCGTCTTCGGCAGCGCCTCGCTGGGCTACCAGGGCATGCTTTACCTTGACGTTACCGGCAGGAACGAATGGTCCAGCACCTTGCCGGCAGCCCACAACGCCTACTTCTTTCCATCTGTATCCGGGTCATTCGTCTTCTCCGAACTCAGCGGCCTGAAAAACACCCGCTGGCTGTCTTTCGGTAAACTCCGGCTGGGATGGGCGCAGGTAGGTAAAGGCACTATTCCTTACAGCACTGCGCTGGCCTACCTGGCAGAAGAGAACTTCGGTTCCACCGCCCACATCACCGTACCCGATCAACTGAACAATGCAAACATAAGACCTGAGATCACTACCGAAGTGGAAGCCGGCCTTGAATTACGTTTCCTGCATAACCGGCTGGGCGTGGATTTCAGCGTATACGACAAAAAATCAAAAGACCAGATCATCCCGCTGACCATCTCCGCCTCTTCCGGTTATACCACTGCCATCATCAATGCGGGGCTGATCAGGAATAAAGGGTTTGAACTGGCGCTCACAGGCACACCCGTGCAAACAAAGAGCGGGTTCACCTGGGACCTGGGTTTCAACATCGCCCGCAACAAAAACAAAATCGAAAAACTGTACGACAATCCGGAGAAAGGCATCCGCGTGACCAACCTGCTGCTGGCCAACGCGCCCTTTGCCGTATCTGTGAATGCCCGCGAAGGCGAAACCTACGGCTCTATCGTTGGCTACGCCATTAAACGGGACGCCAACGGCAACAAACTGGTAGGCGCCGACGGCTTCTATATCAGGGACGCCAGCCAGTCGGTGCTGGGCAACGCGCTACCCGACTACACCGGTGGCTTCTCCTCCATGTGGAGCTATAAAGGTGTTTCACTGGGCGTCAATTTCGATTTCCAGATCGGCGGCCAGTATTTCTCCACCACCACCATGTTCGGCCGGCAATCCGGCCTCCTGGCGGAAACAGCAGAAAATGGCATCCGCGAAAACGGCACGGTGGCAGACGGGTATACAGAAGACGGCAAGAAAAATACGAAAGTCATATCCGCCTATGACCACTTCAATAACAACAACGGATACGTGGTACAGGAACTCGACATGTGGGACGCCGGTTATCTCTATCTCAAAGAGATCAACCTGGGGTATACATTTGAGAAATCATTTGTGTCCGCCCTGCGGCTGCAGCACCTCCGCCTCTCCTTCTCTGCAAGGAACGTATGGCTGATCAGCACTGCCAACCCGCACCTCGATCCCACCAGCCTGGCCATATCCGCGGGCAACGTACAGGGCATTGAAGCCGCTGCGCTTCCCTCTGTACGCTCCTTCGGTGTTAACTTATCCGTTTCCTTCTAA
- a CDS encoding SusD/RagB family nutrient-binding outer membrane lipoprotein: MKKTIFKALCFASVVVLLLAGCTKKFDEINLDPNNPKTTDPGYLLVSAEKKAVDNIWNEWNNGRTGMHYAQYWSATTYSNESRYQIRENQNNNFWNILYAGTIKDLNEIIRINTEKPFDYSPNQIAIAEILKVWTYHMLVDVYEDIPYKSSLGGLDRPNSPYDKAITIYTDLLKILGEQAAKLDPSKGSFPAKTDIIYNGDVNKWKRFANSLRLRIAIRVSDVPSLQPLVKQAINDAVASGVFTSNADNALFRYVEAPPNNNPLNEAFKSRIDFCMCKTMVDYMLDIKDPRLPVYAAPAKDNGRYIGKAYGLNQQNGETIPNSAISLPGSAVLDAKAPAVYMDYAEVEFILAEAIERNIISGSAEEHYKKGIRASLEDRGVAASAIDPYIAGVPYNGGDWKNVIGTQKWIALYMQGLEGWFERLRLDFKKPDGQALFVAPVDGSLDREVTVVPTRMTYPVDEQQLNKSNYDKAVQSIGGKDSKAAKHFWDLY, encoded by the coding sequence ATGAAAAAAACAATATTTAAAGCGCTGTGCTTCGCGTCGGTAGTGGTGCTCCTGCTGGCAGGCTGTACTAAAAAATTCGATGAGATCAACCTGGACCCGAATAACCCGAAAACAACCGACCCCGGCTACCTGCTGGTCTCCGCCGAGAAAAAAGCCGTAGACAACATCTGGAACGAATGGAACAACGGCCGTACCGGCATGCACTACGCCCAGTACTGGTCCGCCACCACTTACTCCAACGAAAGCCGCTACCAGATCCGTGAAAACCAGAACAACAACTTCTGGAACATCCTGTACGCCGGCACCATCAAAGACCTCAACGAGATCATCAGGATCAATACCGAAAAACCTTTCGATTACTCCCCCAACCAGATAGCCATCGCCGAAATCTTAAAAGTGTGGACCTACCATATGCTGGTGGACGTATATGAAGACATTCCCTACAAATCTTCCCTGGGCGGCCTCGACCGGCCTAATAGTCCATACGACAAGGCTATCACCATCTATACTGATCTGCTGAAAATACTCGGTGAGCAGGCGGCAAAACTGGACCCGTCCAAAGGTTCTTTCCCCGCCAAAACAGATATCATCTACAACGGCGATGTCAATAAGTGGAAACGTTTTGCCAACTCTCTCCGGCTGCGTATAGCGATCCGCGTGAGTGACGTTCCCTCTTTACAGCCACTCGTCAAACAGGCTATCAACGACGCCGTGGCCTCCGGGGTATTTACTTCCAACGCAGACAATGCCCTGTTCCGGTATGTGGAAGCGCCGCCGAACAATAATCCGCTGAACGAGGCTTTCAAATCGCGTATTGATTTCTGTATGTGCAAAACCATGGTAGACTACATGCTCGATATCAAAGATCCCCGGCTGCCTGTTTACGCAGCGCCGGCGAAAGACAACGGCAGGTATATCGGTAAGGCATATGGCCTGAACCAGCAAAACGGGGAAACCATCCCCAACAGCGCCATATCCCTGCCCGGCAGCGCTGTGCTGGACGCCAAAGCCCCGGCTGTTTACATGGATTACGCCGAAGTGGAGTTCATCCTTGCCGAAGCCATAGAACGCAACATCATCAGCGGTTCCGCCGAAGAGCATTATAAAAAAGGAATCAGGGCTTCCCTGGAAGACCGCGGCGTCGCCGCTTCCGCTATCGATCCTTATATTGCCGGCGTTCCCTATAACGGGGGCGACTGGAAGAACGTGATCGGTACGCAAAAGTGGATCGCTCTGTACATGCAGGGCCTGGAAGGCTGGTTCGAAAGGCTGCGCCTCGACTTCAAAAAGCCGGATGGACAAGCACTGTTCGTAGCGCCCGTTGATGGCTCCCTCGACCGCGAAGTCACTGTTGTGCCTACCCGCATGACCTACCCCGTAGACGAACAACAGCTGAACAAAAGCAACTACGACAAAGCGGTCCAGTCCATCGGCGGCAAAGACAGCAAGGCCGCAAAACACTTCTGGGACCTTTATTAA